From a region of the Carbonactinospora thermoautotrophica genome:
- the nirD gene encoding nitrite reductase small subunit NirD, protein MTASLTPPINAPINVPINAVLTERWVPVCMFDDLLPERGVAAMVAGEQVAVFRTYDGSLFAIGNLDPFSGAYVLSRGIVGTRGEVPTVASPMYKQVFDLRTGVCLDDPRVSVPVYPIRCRDGVVEVAARKAMTVVQPRGGQRVADAPGRARP, encoded by the coding sequence ATGACCGCGTCGCTGACCCCGCCGATCAACGCGCCGATCAACGTGCCGATCAACGCTGTCCTGACCGAGCGCTGGGTACCCGTGTGCATGTTCGACGACCTGCTGCCCGAGCGGGGCGTCGCCGCCATGGTGGCGGGCGAGCAGGTGGCCGTCTTCCGGACCTACGACGGGTCGCTGTTCGCGATCGGCAACCTCGACCCGTTCTCCGGCGCGTACGTGCTGTCCCGCGGCATCGTCGGCACCCGGGGTGAGGTGCCGACCGTGGCCTCGCCCATGTACAAGCAGGTGTTCGACCTGCGCACCGGGGTGTGCCTGGACGACCCGCGGGTCAGCGTGCCGGTGTACCCGATCCGGTGCCGCGACGGCGTGGTCGAGGTCGCCGCCCGCAAGGCGATGACCGTGGTCCAGCCCCGCGGCGGCCAGCGGGTAGCGGACGCTCCCGGAAGGGCGCGGCCGTGA
- a CDS encoding molybdopterin molybdotransferase MoeA, with product MTELPWPEARARAHQAAEPLPAIELPLREALGRVLAGDLVALADLPPFDAAAMDGYAVSGPGPWRVTQRIMAGGEPSAPLAKGQAAEVATGSPLAPGTECVLPYEDAERIDGLVYGELKPGLHVRRAGEDYRAGTVLVPAGSPVSPVVLGLAASAGYDRIRVRPRPTVAALVTGNELVDSGLPTGTRVRDAIGPMLPGLVSAFGGEMASVRQVSDNPAELRDALAESAEQAHVVVICGASSAGPADYLREVLAGLGGRPLISSVACRPGHPQSLSLLPDGVPVVGLPGNPFAALVAVMTLLEPLLARLTGQPLAVLPRCRFEGYVRFDPHRTRLVPVMLGSEVARPAGHTRPGLLWGAALADALAAIPPAWDGHSPVPLLRLPR from the coding sequence GTGACCGAGCTGCCCTGGCCGGAGGCGCGGGCGCGGGCACACCAGGCGGCCGAGCCGCTGCCGGCGATCGAGCTGCCGCTACGGGAGGCGCTCGGCAGGGTGCTCGCCGGCGACCTGGTCGCGCTGGCCGACCTGCCGCCGTTCGACGCCGCCGCCATGGACGGGTACGCGGTGAGCGGTCCGGGCCCGTGGCGCGTGACCCAGCGGATCATGGCCGGCGGCGAGCCGAGCGCGCCGCTGGCGAAAGGACAGGCGGCCGAGGTGGCCACCGGGAGCCCGCTGGCGCCGGGAACCGAGTGCGTGCTGCCGTACGAGGATGCGGAGCGCATCGACGGCCTGGTGTACGGGGAGCTCAAGCCGGGCCTGCACGTGCGGCGCGCAGGGGAGGACTACCGGGCGGGCACCGTGCTGGTGCCGGCCGGCTCGCCGGTCTCGCCGGTGGTGCTGGGGCTGGCCGCGAGCGCCGGGTACGACCGGATACGGGTGCGGCCCCGGCCGACGGTCGCCGCCCTGGTGACCGGGAACGAGCTGGTGGACTCGGGCCTGCCCACCGGAACGCGGGTGCGGGACGCGATCGGGCCGATGCTGCCCGGCCTGGTCTCCGCGTTCGGCGGCGAGATGGCCAGCGTGCGCCAGGTGTCGGACAACCCGGCCGAGCTGCGCGACGCGCTGGCCGAGTCGGCCGAGCAGGCGCACGTGGTGGTGATCTGCGGCGCCTCGTCGGCCGGGCCCGCCGACTACCTGCGCGAGGTGCTCGCCGGCCTGGGCGGGCGGCCGCTGATCTCGTCGGTGGCCTGCCGGCCGGGCCACCCGCAGTCGCTGTCCCTGCTGCCCGACGGCGTCCCGGTGGTGGGCCTGCCCGGGAACCCGTTCGCCGCGCTGGTCGCCGTGATGACGCTGCTCGAACCCCTGCTGGCCCGGCTGACCGGCCAGCCGCTGGCGGTGCTGCCGCGCTGCCGCTTCGAGGGGTACGTGCGGTTCGACCCGCACCGCACCCGGTTGGTGCCGGTCATGCTGGGGTCCGAGGTCGCCCGCCCGGCCGGCCACACCCGACCCGGCTTGCTGTGGGGCGCCGCGCTCGCCGACGCACTCGCCGCGATCCCCCCGGCGTGGGACGGCCACTCCCCGGTGCCCTTGTTGCGGCTGCCGCGCTGA
- the nirB gene encoding nitrite reductase large subunit NirB, protein MTKKLVVVGNGMVGQRFLEALRSRDEAGTWQVTVLAEEPRPAYDRVALSSFFTGVTPEELTLAEPGFYDDPLIDLRLGEPAVEIDREARVVTTLAGHYPYDALVLATGSYPFVPPVPGHDLPGCFVYRTIEDLEALREWAAGRRVGAVVGGGLLGLEAANALRELGLETHVVEFAPRLMPMQVDEAGGQVLRRHVEALGVHVHTSTRTERLEPGANGAVARMVFGSSPDGGSDGGSDSIASLDVDVVVFAAGIRARDELARGCGLPVGERGGVLVDETCRTADPAIWAIGECACLNGTGYGLVAPGYAMAEVVADRLLGGTATFPGADTSTKLKLLGVDVASFGDAFGRSEGALDVVYLDPVNGVYQKLIVSDDAKTLLGGILVGDASAYATLRASVGQPLPGEPLRLLAPADEGGAVSLPGTAQVCSCHGVTKDSICAAIAEHELTDVAGIKSRTRAGTGCGGCVPLLKKILGEELAKKGVTLSKVLCEHFDYSRQELFDIIRVRGITTFSQLVAEYGRGRGCDICKPVVASILASLGIGHVLDGEQAALQDTNDHFLANLQKDGTYSVVPRIPGGEITPEKLIAIGEVARDFGLYTKITGGQRIDLFGARVEQLPAIWKRLVDAGFESGHAYGKALRTVKSCVGSTWCRYGVQDSVGMAIRLELRYRGLRAPHKIKAAVSGCARECAEARGKDFGVIATDKGWNLYVCGNGGTTPRHADLLAADLDDETLIRYIDRFLMFYIRTADRLQRTSAWLESLDGGLDYLREVIVEDSLGICAELEAQMARHVAGYTDEWRATLEDPEKLKRFVSFINAPDTPDPSISFVTERGQIRPADRLVAGPELEVRR, encoded by the coding sequence ATGACGAAGAAGCTGGTCGTCGTCGGCAACGGCATGGTCGGCCAGCGCTTCCTCGAAGCGCTGCGCAGCCGGGACGAGGCGGGAACCTGGCAGGTCACGGTGCTCGCCGAGGAACCCCGGCCGGCCTACGACCGGGTGGCGCTGTCCTCGTTCTTCACGGGCGTGACGCCCGAGGAGCTGACGCTCGCCGAACCCGGCTTCTACGACGACCCTCTGATCGACCTGCGGCTGGGCGAGCCGGCGGTCGAGATCGACCGGGAGGCGCGCGTCGTCACCACGCTCGCCGGCCATTACCCCTACGACGCGCTGGTGCTCGCCACCGGGTCGTACCCGTTCGTGCCGCCGGTGCCCGGTCACGACCTGCCCGGCTGCTTCGTGTACCGGACGATCGAAGACCTGGAGGCCCTGCGCGAGTGGGCGGCCGGCCGGCGCGTCGGCGCGGTCGTCGGCGGCGGACTGCTCGGCTTGGAGGCGGCCAACGCGCTGCGCGAGCTGGGCCTGGAGACCCACGTGGTCGAGTTCGCGCCCCGGCTGATGCCCATGCAGGTGGACGAGGCCGGCGGCCAGGTGCTGCGCCGGCACGTCGAGGCGCTCGGCGTCCACGTGCACACCAGCACCCGCACCGAGCGGCTGGAACCGGGCGCGAACGGCGCGGTGGCTCGCATGGTGTTCGGAAGCAGCCCCGACGGCGGTTCCGACGGCGGTTCCGACAGCATCGCGTCGCTCGACGTGGACGTGGTCGTGTTCGCCGCCGGCATCCGGGCCCGGGACGAGCTGGCCCGCGGCTGCGGGCTGCCCGTGGGCGAGCGCGGCGGCGTGCTCGTGGACGAGACCTGCCGGACCGCGGACCCGGCGATCTGGGCGATCGGCGAGTGCGCGTGCCTGAACGGCACCGGGTACGGGCTGGTCGCGCCCGGCTACGCGATGGCCGAGGTGGTCGCCGACCGGTTGCTGGGCGGCACCGCCACCTTCCCCGGCGCGGACACCTCGACCAAGCTCAAGCTGCTCGGCGTGGACGTGGCGAGCTTCGGCGACGCGTTCGGGCGCAGCGAGGGCGCGCTCGACGTGGTGTACCTGGACCCGGTCAACGGGGTGTACCAGAAGCTGATCGTCTCCGACGACGCCAAGACCCTGCTCGGCGGCATCCTGGTCGGCGACGCCTCGGCGTACGCGACGTTGCGCGCGAGCGTGGGCCAGCCGCTGCCCGGCGAGCCGCTGCGGCTGCTCGCGCCGGCGGACGAGGGCGGTGCGGTGTCGCTGCCCGGCACCGCCCAGGTGTGCAGCTGCCACGGGGTCACCAAGGACTCCATCTGCGCCGCCATCGCCGAGCACGAGCTGACCGACGTCGCCGGGATCAAGAGCCGCACCAGGGCCGGCACCGGCTGCGGCGGCTGTGTCCCGCTGCTGAAGAAGATCCTCGGCGAGGAGCTGGCCAAGAAGGGCGTCACGCTCAGCAAGGTGCTGTGCGAGCACTTCGACTACAGCCGCCAGGAGCTGTTCGACATCATCCGGGTGCGCGGCATCACCACCTTCTCGCAGCTCGTCGCCGAGTACGGGCGCGGGCGCGGCTGCGACATATGCAAGCCGGTCGTCGCGTCGATCCTCGCCTCGCTCGGCATCGGGCACGTCCTGGACGGCGAGCAGGCCGCGCTGCAGGACACCAACGACCACTTCCTGGCCAACCTGCAGAAGGACGGCACGTACTCGGTCGTGCCGCGCATCCCCGGCGGCGAGATCACCCCGGAGAAGCTGATCGCCATCGGGGAGGTCGCCCGCGACTTCGGCCTGTACACCAAGATCACCGGCGGGCAGCGGATCGACCTGTTCGGGGCGCGCGTGGAGCAGCTGCCGGCGATCTGGAAACGGTTGGTGGACGCCGGGTTCGAGTCCGGCCACGCGTACGGCAAGGCGCTGCGCACGGTGAAGTCCTGCGTGGGCTCGACCTGGTGCCGGTATGGGGTGCAGGACTCGGTCGGCATGGCGATCCGGCTGGAGCTGCGGTACCGCGGGCTGCGCGCCCCGCACAAGATCAAGGCCGCGGTGTCCGGGTGCGCGCGCGAGTGCGCCGAGGCGCGCGGCAAGGACTTCGGCGTGATCGCCACCGACAAGGGCTGGAACCTCTACGTGTGCGGCAACGGCGGCACCACGCCGCGCCACGCCGACCTGCTCGCCGCCGACCTCGACGACGAGACGCTGATCCGGTACATCGACCGGTTCCTGATGTTCTACATCCGCACCGCCGACCGGCTGCAGCGCACCTCGGCGTGGCTGGAGAGCCTGGACGGCGGGCTGGACTACCTGCGCGAGGTGATCGTCGAGGACTCCCTCGGCATCTGCGCCGAGCTGGAGGCCCAGATGGCCCGGCACGTCGCGGGCTACACCGACGAGTGGCGGGCGACGCTGGAGGACCCCGAGAAGCTCAAGCGGTTCGTCTCGTTCATCAACGCCCCGGACACCCCGGACCCGAGCATCAGCTTCGTCACCGAACGGGGGCAGATCCGCCCCGCCGACCGCCTGGTCGCTGGTCCCGAGCTGGAGGTACGCCGATGA
- a CDS encoding FAD-dependent oxidoreductase: MTAVNRVVVVGYGMAGARLARELRARARDLRIIVFGAERYPAYNRVLLSSVLAGKADEGDIALAEPTSRVELRTGVAVTAIDPADRTVTTDDGTVTRYDALVLATGSRAWIPPVDGLDPAALPEGVAVFRTLEDCRRILRAAEGARRAVVLGGGLLGLEAARGLALRGLRVEVLHAMGHLMERQLDPGASRVLTRTLRGLGVSVRLNALTEAVLCDQGRVRAVRLAGGEVVEADLLVVACGVRPETALAEAAGLKVDRGVVVDDQLRTCDPAIYAIGDCAEHDGTVYGLVAPAWEQARVVADVITGADPRTRYAGSRVVTRLKATGVDLAAMGDTQVEEDEEHEVLQFVDPTRGIYKKVVIRDDRLVGAILLGENATVGTVTQLFDRSAPVPVDRRALLFADLRGQAARTVESPVQIPDRTTICQCNSVTKSAITKSWLAGARSVEDVIKETRATTGCGGCRDTVEGIVEWLAASDPQTTGSCA, translated from the coding sequence ATGACGGCGGTCAACCGGGTGGTCGTCGTCGGGTACGGGATGGCCGGGGCGCGGCTCGCCCGGGAACTGCGGGCCCGCGCCCGCGACCTGCGCATCATCGTGTTCGGCGCGGAGCGGTACCCCGCCTACAACCGCGTCCTGCTGTCCAGCGTGCTCGCCGGCAAGGCCGACGAGGGCGACATCGCGCTGGCCGAGCCCACGAGCCGGGTGGAGCTGCGCACCGGCGTGGCGGTCACCGCCATCGACCCCGCTGACCGGACCGTGACCACCGATGACGGGACGGTCACCCGGTACGACGCGCTGGTACTCGCCACGGGCAGCCGCGCCTGGATCCCGCCCGTCGACGGCCTTGACCCGGCCGCGCTGCCCGAGGGTGTGGCCGTGTTCCGCACCCTGGAGGACTGCCGGCGCATCCTGCGGGCCGCCGAGGGCGCCCGCAGGGCCGTCGTGCTCGGCGGCGGCCTGCTCGGCCTGGAGGCTGCGCGCGGCCTGGCCCTGCGCGGCCTGCGGGTCGAGGTGCTGCACGCCATGGGGCACCTCATGGAGCGCCAACTCGACCCCGGGGCCAGCCGCGTCCTCACGCGCACCCTGCGCGGGCTGGGCGTGTCCGTGCGGCTGAACGCCCTCACCGAGGCGGTGCTGTGCGACCAGGGCCGGGTCCGGGCGGTACGGCTCGCCGGCGGGGAGGTCGTCGAGGCCGACCTGCTCGTCGTCGCCTGCGGGGTACGCCCGGAGACCGCCCTGGCCGAGGCGGCCGGGCTCAAGGTGGACCGCGGCGTCGTGGTCGACGACCAGCTGCGCACCTGTGACCCGGCGATCTACGCGATCGGCGACTGCGCCGAGCACGACGGCACGGTGTACGGCCTGGTGGCGCCCGCCTGGGAACAGGCCCGCGTGGTGGCGGACGTGATCACCGGCGCCGACCCGCGGACGCGCTACGCCGGATCGCGCGTGGTGACCCGGCTGAAGGCGACCGGCGTGGACCTCGCCGCCATGGGCGACACGCAGGTGGAGGAGGACGAGGAGCACGAGGTCCTCCAGTTCGTGGACCCCACGCGCGGCATCTACAAGAAGGTGGTCATCCGCGACGACCGGCTGGTCGGCGCGATCCTGCTGGGCGAGAACGCCACCGTCGGCACGGTCACGCAACTGTTCGACCGCAGCGCACCGGTGCCGGTGGACCGGCGGGCGCTGCTGTTCGCGGACCTGCGCGGGCAGGCTGCCCGGACCGTCGAGTCCCCGGTCCAGATCCCCGACCGCACCACGATCTGCCAGTGCAACAGCGTGACCAAGAGCGCGATCACCAAGTCCTGGCTGGCCGGCGCGCGCAGCGTCGAGGACGTCATCAAGGAGACGCGGGCGACGACCGGCTGCGGCGGCTGCCGGGACACGGTCGAGGGGATCGTCGAGTGGCTCGCCGCGTCCGACCCGCAGACCACAGGCTCATGCGCGTGA
- a CDS encoding DUF397 domain-containing protein, giving the protein MLDRLLEAAQLPTITLQVLPFGAGAYPGMVTPFTLIGFPEQAPVAYMENLASNLYVENPEDVRRYTAALQPPAGAGRRPRHVRGPDQRGGTGAGTKLTKSTKPSAEELDLTDVTWHKSRFSNLDNCVEVAKVGEWTVVRDSMNPDGPKLVFTRAEWEAFTGAIRAGQPELL; this is encoded by the coding sequence GTGCTGGACCGCCTGCTCGAAGCCGCCCAGCTCCCCACGATCACCCTGCAGGTCCTGCCGTTCGGCGCGGGCGCGTATCCGGGGATGGTCACGCCGTTCACCCTCATCGGGTTCCCCGAGCAGGCCCCCGTGGCCTACATGGAGAACCTGGCCAGCAACCTCTACGTGGAGAATCCCGAGGACGTGCGACGCTATACGGCTGCTCTTCAACCACCTGCGGGCGCGGGTCGCCGACCCCGACACGTCCGTGGCCCTGATCAGCGAGGCGGCACGGGAGCTGGAACGAAGTTGACCAAGAGCACGAAGCCGAGCGCCGAGGAGCTGGACCTCACCGACGTGACCTGGCACAAGAGCCGGTTCAGCAACCTTGACAACTGCGTCGAGGTGGCGAAGGTCGGCGAATGGACCGTGGTCCGCGACTCCATGAACCCCGACGGTCCCAAGCTCGTGTTCACCCGCGCCGAGTGGGAGGCGTTCACGGGCGCGATCCGCGCCGGGCAGCCCGAGCTGCTGTAA
- a CDS encoding molybdopterin oxidoreductase family protein has translation MVQAADHLAPALEAATHCPYCALQCGMVLRRGEAGVTVQPRNFPTNRGGLCQKGWTSAELLTSAERLTTPLARPRKDADLEPVSWAEALDRVAAEIRRIRAAHGPDAVAVFGGGGLTNEKAYTLGKFARVALGTANIDYNGRFCMSSAAAAGIRAFGVDRGLPFPLADIAEADAILLAGSNVAETMPPFMRYLTEAKRRGGALIVVDPRHTPTAQQATLHLRVTPGTDLALANGLLHLAITEGYLDKDYIARRTTGFEEVRRVVAEYWPERTERITGVPVAQQREAVRLLAEAERAMILTARGAEQQSKGTDTVSALINLALALGLPGTPGSGYGCLTGQGNGQGGREHGQKADQLPGYRRIDDPAARAHVARVWGVDPDSLPGPGVSAYELLDALGTPAGPKALLLFGSNLVVSAPHARHVEERVRSLEFLAVADVVLSETARLADVVLPAAQWAEEEGTMTNLEGRVLRRRRLHEPPPGVRTDLEIIAALAARLGHGARFSAEPRAVFEELRRASAGGPADYSGITYERIEAEDGVFWPCPAEDHPGTPRMFLDRFATPDGRARFVPVEHREVAEDLDAAHPLYLTTGRVLHHYQSGAQTRRVKPLLDAVPEPFVQLHPDVAERLGIAEDDLVRVVSRRGEATARARITDTIRDDTVFLPFHWGGAGRANSVTNPALDPTSRMPEFKVCAVRLEKLEQADAGVAP, from the coding sequence ATGGTTCAGGCTGCCGATCACCTCGCGCCCGCGCTCGAGGCCGCGACGCACTGCCCGTACTGCGCGCTGCAGTGCGGCATGGTGCTGCGCCGCGGTGAAGCGGGCGTGACCGTGCAGCCCCGGAACTTCCCCACCAACCGCGGCGGCCTGTGCCAGAAGGGCTGGACCTCCGCCGAACTGCTCACCTCCGCCGAACGGCTCACCACCCCGCTCGCCCGGCCGCGCAAGGACGCGGACCTGGAGCCGGTGTCCTGGGCGGAGGCCCTGGACCGGGTGGCCGCCGAGATCCGCCGGATCCGGGCCGCGCACGGCCCGGACGCGGTCGCGGTGTTCGGCGGCGGCGGGCTCACCAACGAGAAGGCCTACACCCTGGGCAAGTTCGCCCGGGTGGCGCTCGGCACCGCGAACATCGACTACAACGGCCGGTTCTGCATGTCGAGCGCGGCCGCCGCGGGGATCCGCGCGTTCGGGGTGGACCGCGGCCTACCCTTCCCGCTGGCCGACATCGCCGAGGCCGACGCGATCCTGCTCGCCGGCAGCAACGTGGCCGAGACGATGCCGCCGTTCATGCGGTACCTGACCGAGGCCAAGCGGCGCGGCGGGGCGCTGATCGTCGTCGACCCGCGGCACACCCCCACCGCGCAGCAGGCCACGCTGCACCTGCGGGTGACCCCCGGCACCGACCTGGCGCTGGCCAACGGCCTGCTCCACCTCGCGATCACCGAGGGGTACCTGGACAAGGACTACATCGCCCGGCGCACCACCGGATTCGAGGAGGTCCGCCGGGTGGTCGCCGAGTACTGGCCGGAGCGGACCGAGCGCATCACCGGCGTGCCCGTGGCGCAGCAGCGCGAGGCCGTGCGGCTGCTGGCCGAGGCCGAGCGCGCGATGATCCTCACCGCCCGGGGCGCCGAACAGCAGAGCAAGGGCACCGACACCGTCTCCGCCCTGATCAACCTCGCCCTCGCCCTGGGCCTGCCGGGCACGCCGGGATCCGGGTACGGCTGCCTGACCGGGCAGGGCAACGGCCAGGGCGGCCGCGAGCACGGGCAGAAGGCCGACCAACTGCCCGGGTACCGCAGGATCGACGACCCAGCCGCCCGCGCCCACGTCGCGCGCGTGTGGGGGGTGGACCCCGACTCGCTGCCCGGCCCCGGCGTGAGCGCGTACGAGCTGCTCGACGCCCTCGGCACGCCGGCCGGCCCGAAGGCCCTGCTGCTGTTCGGCAGCAACCTGGTGGTCTCCGCGCCGCACGCCCGGCACGTGGAGGAGCGGGTGAGATCCCTGGAGTTCCTCGCCGTGGCCGACGTCGTGCTGTCGGAGACCGCCCGACTGGCCGACGTCGTGCTCCCCGCCGCCCAGTGGGCCGAGGAGGAGGGCACGATGACCAACCTGGAGGGTCGCGTGCTGCGCCGACGCCGCCTCCACGAACCCCCGCCGGGGGTCCGCACGGATCTTGAGATCATCGCCGCGCTGGCCGCCCGGCTGGGGCACGGCGCGCGGTTCAGCGCCGAACCGCGCGCCGTGTTCGAGGAGCTGCGCCGGGCCAGCGCGGGCGGGCCGGCGGACTACTCGGGGATCACGTACGAGCGGATCGAGGCCGAGGACGGGGTGTTCTGGCCGTGCCCGGCCGAGGACCACCCGGGCACGCCCCGCATGTTCCTCGACCGGTTCGCCACTCCGGACGGGCGCGCCCGGTTCGTCCCGGTCGAGCACCGCGAGGTCGCCGAGGACCTGGACGCCGCCCACCCCCTGTACCTGACGACCGGCCGGGTGCTGCACCACTACCAGAGCGGCGCGCAGACCCGGCGGGTGAAGCCGCTCCTCGACGCGGTTCCCGAGCCGTTCGTGCAGCTGCACCCCGACGTGGCCGAGCGGCTGGGCATCGCCGAGGACGACCTGGTCCGCGTGGTGAGCCGACGCGGCGAGGCCACCGCCCGGGCACGGATCACCGACACGATCCGCGACGACACGGTGTTCCTGCCGTTCCACTGGGGCGGTGCCGGCCGGGCCAACTCGGTCACGAACCCGGCCCTGGACCCGACCTCGCGCATGCCCGAGTTCAAGGTGTGCGCGGTACGGCTGGAGAAGCTGGAGCAGGCCGACGCGGGGGTGGCGCCATGA
- a CDS encoding DUF6457 domain-containing protein codes for MNTLELWVDTICQELGLQVEDANALIPVVLDLARDVAHGVARPAAPVTAFFLGLAVAGSGRLDKEAVQDLAAQVSAAAGHWREPNE; via the coding sequence ATGAACACGCTGGAACTCTGGGTAGACACCATCTGCCAGGAACTCGGACTCCAGGTGGAGGACGCCAACGCGCTGATCCCGGTCGTGCTCGACTTGGCCCGGGACGTGGCGCACGGCGTCGCGCGCCCGGCGGCGCCGGTGACGGCCTTCTTCCTCGGCCTCGCCGTCGCCGGGAGCGGGCGGCTGGACAAGGAGGCGGTACAGGACCTCGCCGCCCAGGTGAGCGCGGCGGCCGGGCACTGGCGGGAACCGAACGAGTGA
- the mobA gene encoding molybdenum cofactor guanylyltransferase, giving the protein MSELSAYDAVILAGGRASRMGGVDKAALGLGGRSLLARVTDAVRDARQVVLVGPERPGVRVDVVTREDPPGSGPVAGIGAALPYVTAPVTVVLAADLPFLGWNQVRRLREALERGPEVALAVDDRGRDQLLLAAWRTAALRSRVEALGDLTGVAVRRLLTGVEVDRLALERAPDGPPPWFDCDTEQDLRAAERWT; this is encoded by the coding sequence GTGAGTGAGCTTTCCGCGTACGACGCGGTGATCCTGGCCGGCGGACGGGCCAGCCGGATGGGCGGCGTGGACAAAGCCGCACTCGGCCTCGGCGGCCGGAGCCTGCTCGCGCGGGTCACGGACGCCGTCCGGGACGCGCGGCAGGTGGTGCTGGTGGGGCCGGAACGGCCAGGAGTACGGGTCGACGTGGTCACTCGCGAGGACCCGCCCGGGTCCGGGCCGGTGGCGGGGATCGGGGCGGCCCTGCCGTACGTCACCGCGCCGGTCACCGTGGTGCTCGCGGCCGACCTGCCCTTCCTCGGCTGGAACCAGGTACGCCGGCTGCGCGAAGCCCTGGAGCGGGGCCCCGAGGTGGCCCTCGCAGTCGACGACCGCGGGCGCGACCAGTTGCTGCTGGCCGCGTGGCGCACCGCGGCCCTGAGATCGCGGGTCGAGGCGCTCGGGGACCTTACCGGTGTGGCGGTCCGCCGGCTCCTGACGGGGGTAGAGGTCGATAGGTTGGCGCTGGAGCGTGCGCCGGACGGCCCGCCTCCATGGTTCGACTGCGACACCGAACAGGATCTGCGCGCCGCGGAGAGGTGGACATGA
- a CDS encoding MFS transporter: MTELLNRPVPTVSTPSGRRRGRWIEVWDPENEAFWATTGRRVARRNLIFSIFAEHLGFTTWLLWSAVVVFLPQAGFTFSVSQLFWLLAVPNLVGSFLRLPYTFAVPKFGGRNWTVVSALLLLIPTGLLVVAVSDPDTPYWFFLLAAATAGVGGGNFASSMANISFFYPEKEKGFALGLNAAGGNIGTAVVQLVVPVVVTLGSGVTVAYAGLAWMPFIVLAAVGAWLFMDNLAMARSDFKTQAAAAKRSHTWVMSFLYIGTFGSFIGYSAAMPLLLKTQFPGTNAVSYAFAGALIGSVARPFGGWLSDKLGGARVTFATFLVMGAGVLGVMYAVEGAKNLPLFLASFAVLFAATGVGNGSTYRMIPAIFRAWGEREASRPGGPSRAEALAAGRREAAAAIGISSAVGAFGGFLINQQFAASIKATGGVSQALIVFIAFYAICLAVTWFCYLRRRFLVARVPSLADATV; the protein is encoded by the coding sequence GTGACCGAGCTGCTCAACCGCCCCGTTCCCACCGTATCCACGCCCTCCGGGCGGCGGCGCGGGCGCTGGATCGAGGTCTGGGACCCAGAAAACGAGGCGTTCTGGGCGACGACCGGACGCCGGGTGGCGCGCCGTAACCTGATCTTCTCGATCTTCGCCGAGCACCTGGGGTTCACCACCTGGCTGCTGTGGAGCGCCGTGGTGGTGTTCCTCCCCCAGGCCGGCTTCACGTTCTCGGTGAGCCAGCTGTTCTGGCTGCTGGCGGTGCCGAACCTGGTGGGCTCCTTCCTGCGGTTGCCGTACACGTTCGCGGTGCCGAAGTTCGGCGGCCGGAACTGGACCGTGGTGAGCGCCCTGCTGCTGCTCATCCCCACCGGGCTGCTGGTGGTGGCGGTGAGCGACCCGGACACGCCGTACTGGTTCTTCCTGCTCGCGGCCGCCACGGCCGGCGTGGGCGGCGGCAACTTCGCCTCCAGCATGGCGAACATCTCGTTCTTCTACCCGGAGAAGGAGAAAGGCTTCGCCCTGGGCCTGAACGCCGCGGGCGGCAACATCGGCACCGCCGTGGTCCAGCTGGTGGTCCCGGTGGTGGTCACCCTCGGCAGTGGCGTGACGGTCGCGTACGCGGGCCTGGCGTGGATGCCGTTCATCGTGCTGGCCGCGGTCGGCGCGTGGCTGTTCATGGACAACCTGGCCATGGCGAGGTCCGACTTCAAGACCCAGGCCGCCGCGGCGAAGCGAAGCCACACGTGGGTGATGTCCTTCCTGTACATCGGCACGTTCGGGTCCTTCATCGGCTACTCGGCCGCGATGCCGCTGCTGCTGAAGACCCAGTTCCCGGGCACCAACGCGGTCTCGTACGCCTTCGCGGGAGCGCTGATCGGATCGGTCGCGCGGCCGTTCGGCGGCTGGCTGTCGGACAAGCTGGGCGGCGCCCGGGTGACGTTCGCGACCTTCCTGGTGATGGGCGCGGGCGTGCTCGGCGTGATGTACGCGGTCGAGGGCGCGAAGAACCTGCCGCTGTTCCTGGCCTCGTTCGCGGTGCTGTTCGCCGCCACCGGCGTCGGCAACGGCTCCACGTACCGGATGATCCCGGCCATCTTCCGCGCGTGGGGCGAGCGGGAGGCGTCCCGGCCGGGCGGCCCGAGCCGGGCGGAGGCGCTGGCGGCGGGCCGGCGCGAGGCCGCCGCCGCGATCGGCATCTCCTCCGCGGTCGGCGCCTTCGGCGGATTCCTGATCAACCAGCAGTTCGCCGCCTCGATCAAGGCGACCGGCGGGGTGTCGCAGGCGCTCATCGTGTTCATCGCCTTCTACGCGATCTGCCTGGCGGTCACCTGGTTCTGCTACCTGCGCCGGCGGTTCCTGGTGGCGCGCGTGCCGAGCCTGGCGGACGCGACCGTGTAA